In a genomic window of Rhododendron vialii isolate Sample 1 chromosome 12a, ASM3025357v1:
- the LOC131311891 gene encoding uncharacterized protein LOC131311891 produces the protein MGLMVSHILYAGDTLLFCDAEPKQMGYLRCVLLCFNTVSGLKVNLGKSEMIPICVVEDIGDIAHVLGCKVAALPVSYLGLPLGSSYKAKAVWDSVEERFQKRSASWKRQYIPKASVAKRIEKIQRDFLWSGVGESLNTI, from the exons ATGGGGTTGATGGTCTCTCACATTCTCTATGCTGGTGATACTTTGTTGTTTTGTGATGCGGAACCGAAGCAGATGGGATACCTTCGGTGTGTCCTGTTATGCTTCAACACTGTTTCTGGTCTCAAGGTGAATTTGGGCAAATCAGAGATGATTCCGATTTGTGTGGTTGAAGACATAGGGGATATTGCTCATGTTTTGGGCTGCAAGGTGGCGGCACTTCCGGTGTCATATTTGGGATTGCCGTTGGGTTCTTCTTACAAAGCAAAGGCAGTGTGGGATTCAGTTGAAGAAAGATTTCAGAAGAGGTCGGCAAGTTGGAAGCGGCAATACATTCCAAAAG CTTCTGTGGCTAAGAGAATAGAGAAAATACAAAGAGActttctttggagtggtgtAGGGGAAAGTTTAAATACCATCTAG